A stretch of Crossiella cryophila DNA encodes these proteins:
- a CDS encoding AAA family ATPase, whose protein sequence is MAGDRFPVLWLCGPSGVGKSTVGWEIHTQLPRTGYLDTDQLGLCSPVPADDPANHRVKAANLAAMWSAYRTVGRDGLIVSGILESATVARGYTSALPGAAVTLCRLRVRSRELRDRIHRRGWLTELADASVRAAEAMDRDDFADVCVDTTGLSAVAVARLVLERWAR, encoded by the coding sequence GTGGCTGGTGATCGTTTTCCCGTGCTGTGGCTGTGCGGACCCTCCGGCGTTGGCAAGTCCACGGTGGGCTGGGAGATCCACACCCAGCTGCCGCGGACCGGCTACCTGGACACCGACCAGCTCGGCCTGTGCTCCCCGGTGCCCGCCGACGATCCGGCCAACCACCGGGTCAAGGCGGCCAACCTGGCCGCGATGTGGTCTGCCTACCGAACGGTCGGTAGGGATGGGCTGATCGTGTCGGGGATCCTGGAGTCGGCCACCGTCGCCCGCGGCTACACCAGTGCGCTGCCGGGTGCGGCGGTGACGCTGTGCCGGTTGCGGGTGCGTTCCAGGGAGTTGCGGGACCGGATCCACCGGCGCGGCTGGCTGACCGAACTGGCCGATGCCTCGGTGCGGGCGGCCGAGGCCATGGACCGCGACGACTTCGCCGATGTGTGCGTGGACACCACCGGGCTGTCCGCGGTGGCGGTGGCCAGGCTGGTGCTGGAGCGGTGGGCGCGGTGA
- a CDS encoding LacI family DNA-binding transcriptional regulator: MIRDEARPTLEDVAAHAGVSRSTASRALNEESYVSARSREKVLNSARELGYSPNQAARSLVTRRTNAVALVLSEPETKVLEDPYFAEIVRGAFRELSALGSQMLMMLVDSKEDIPGTVRFLDGGHVDGALIFASHQADQLPAALRSLRLPMVFGGGRPGGTIRGLHLVDFDNTGGAKLAVEHLQSLGRKRIGTVSGPLDQRSAVDRRIGWQQTLGLSERTAARLSEEGDFTPEGGEQAMRRLLTRVPNLDAVFVANDPMAAGALRALQNAGRRVPEDVALVGFDDHPGLAEATNPPLTTVHQDPREQIRQMMATLHQLIDGDAPAPRRRVLPVRLVRRASA; this comes from the coding sequence GTGATCCGAGACGAGGCACGGCCGACGCTGGAGGATGTCGCCGCGCACGCGGGCGTCTCCCGGTCCACCGCGTCCAGGGCGCTCAACGAGGAGAGCTACGTCAGCGCCCGGTCCAGGGAGAAGGTGCTCAACTCCGCCCGCGAGCTGGGCTACTCGCCCAACCAGGCGGCCCGCTCACTGGTCACCCGCCGCACCAACGCGGTCGCCCTGGTGCTCTCCGAGCCGGAGACCAAGGTCCTGGAGGACCCCTACTTCGCCGAGATCGTCCGCGGCGCCTTCCGCGAGCTGTCCGCGCTGGGCAGTCAGATGCTCATGATGCTGGTGGACAGCAAGGAAGACATACCCGGCACGGTGCGCTTCCTGGACGGCGGACACGTGGACGGCGCGCTGATCTTCGCCTCGCACCAGGCCGACCAGCTGCCTGCCGCACTGCGCTCGCTGCGGCTGCCGATGGTCTTCGGCGGCGGCAGGCCGGGCGGGACCATCCGCGGCCTGCACCTGGTGGACTTCGACAACACCGGCGGCGCGAAGCTCGCCGTGGAACACCTGCAGTCGTTGGGGCGCAAGCGGATCGGCACCGTCTCCGGCCCACTGGACCAGCGCTCGGCAGTGGACCGCCGGATCGGCTGGCAGCAGACCCTGGGCCTGTCCGAGCGCACCGCGGCCCGGCTGTCCGAGGAGGGCGACTTCACCCCCGAGGGCGGCGAACAGGCCATGCGCAGACTGCTGACCAGGGTGCCGAACCTGGACGCGGTCTTCGTGGCCAACGACCCCATGGCCGCGGGCGCCCTGCGCGCGCTGCAGAACGCCGGTCGACGGGTGCCCGAGGACGTGGCGCTGGTCGGCTTCGACGACCACCCCGGCCTGGCCGAGGCGACCAACCCGCCACTGACCACCGTGCACCAGGACCCGCGCGAGCAGATCCGGCAGATGATGGCCACCCTGCACCAGCTCATCGACGGCGACGCCCCGGCACCCCGCCGCCGGGTACTGCCGGTCCGCCTGGTCCGCCGCGCCTCAGCCTGA
- a CDS encoding carbohydrate ABC transporter permease produces the protein MRESAVVRWLRRLVIVALTGFALTPVYVMITSAVKPLRDVQGPFTAWPSAITLEPFREMWRTVPLARYFLNSAVVALGATACSMLIAILAAYSLSRYRFRGRGAFLTAVLSTQMFPGILFLLPLFLLFVNLDRVTGLRLFGSQAGLIITYLTFALPFSIYLLLGYFDSIPRELDEQATVDGCGPVGALFRVVLPAALPGVAAVAIYSFMTAWSEVLFASVLTTADTRTLAVGLRGYATQSSVYWNQVMAASLVVSIPVVLGFLLLQKALVRGLTAGAVKG, from the coding sequence ATGCGTGAGTCCGCGGTGGTGCGCTGGCTGCGGCGACTGGTGATCGTGGCGCTGACCGGGTTCGCGCTGACCCCGGTGTATGTGATGATCACCTCCGCGGTGAAGCCGTTGCGCGATGTGCAGGGCCCGTTCACCGCCTGGCCCAGCGCGATCACCCTGGAGCCGTTCCGGGAGATGTGGCGCACGGTGCCGCTGGCCCGGTACTTCCTCAACAGCGCGGTGGTCGCGCTGGGCGCCACCGCCTGCTCCATGCTGATCGCGATCCTGGCCGCGTACTCGTTGAGCCGCTACCGTTTCCGTGGCCGCGGCGCCTTCCTCACCGCGGTGCTGTCCACCCAGATGTTTCCCGGCATCCTGTTCCTGCTGCCGTTGTTCCTGTTGTTCGTCAACCTGGACCGGGTCACCGGGCTGCGCCTGTTCGGCAGTCAGGCCGGGCTGATCATCACCTACCTGACCTTCGCGCTGCCCTTCTCCATCTACCTGCTGCTCGGCTACTTCGACTCGATACCAAGGGAACTCGACGAACAGGCCACTGTGGACGGTTGTGGACCGGTGGGCGCGTTGTTCCGGGTGGTGTTGCCCGCCGCGCTGCCCGGGGTGGCCGCGGTGGCGATCTACAGCTTCATGACCGCCTGGAGCGAGGTGCTCTTCGCCTCGGTGCTCACCACCGCCGACACCCGCACCCTGGCCGTGGGATTGCGCGGTTACGCCACCCAGTCCAGCGTGTACTGGAACCAGGTGATGGCCGCCTCGCTGGTGGTGAGCATCCCGGTGGTGCTGGGATTCCTGTTGCTGCAGAAGGCATTGGTGCGTGGCTTGACCGCGGGTGCGGTCAAGGGTTGA
- a CDS encoding carbohydrate ABC transporter permease gives MSGPTPGRRRAVRWLPYLLLAPALLVELLVHVLPMLAGAVMSLLRLNQFAIRDVTRAPAAGLDNYRVAADLTGPVGADLLRSFGITLAFSLLAVSGAFLLGLAGAVAMRKAFRGRGVLRTLLLIPFALPVFSSVITWNFMLQRDTGLVNTVLVDWLGLTEERMFWLVGPNSFVSLVVVAVWRTWPFAFLTITAGLQSIPTELYEAADLDGAGPWRRLCSVTLPLLRPVNTVLVLVLFLWSFNDFTTPFTLFGAAAPAEADVVSLHIYQSSFVTWNFGLGSAMSMLMLGFLLVVTIGYLALTGRRRRYA, from the coding sequence ATGAGCGGGCCCACCCCGGGGCGGCGGCGCGCGGTCCGGTGGCTGCCGTACCTGTTGCTGGCGCCCGCGTTGCTGGTCGAACTGCTGGTGCACGTGCTGCCGATGCTGGCCGGTGCGGTGATGAGCCTGTTGCGGCTCAACCAGTTCGCCATCCGCGACGTCACCAGGGCCCCGGCGGCCGGACTGGACAACTACCGGGTGGCCGCCGACCTGACCGGACCGGTCGGCGCGGATCTGTTGCGCTCCTTCGGGATCACCCTGGCCTTCAGCCTGCTCGCGGTGAGCGGGGCTTTCCTGCTCGGCCTCGCGGGTGCGGTGGCGATGCGGAAAGCCTTCCGGGGCAGGGGAGTGCTGCGCACGCTGCTGCTGATCCCGTTCGCACTGCCGGTGTTCTCCAGCGTGATCACCTGGAACTTCATGCTGCAACGCGACACCGGCCTGGTCAACACGGTGCTGGTGGACTGGCTCGGCCTCACCGAGGAGCGGATGTTCTGGCTGGTCGGCCCGAACAGCTTCGTCAGCCTGGTCGTGGTGGCGGTGTGGCGGACCTGGCCGTTCGCCTTCCTCACCATCACCGCCGGACTGCAGAGCATCCCCACCGAACTGTACGAGGCCGCCGACCTGGACGGCGCGGGCCCGTGGCGCAGGCTGTGCTCGGTGACGCTGCCACTGCTGCGGCCGGTCAACACGGTGCTCGTGCTGGTGCTGTTCCTGTGGTCCTTCAACGATTTCACCACCCCGTTCACCCTCTTCGGCGCGGCCGCCCCGGCCGAGGCGGACGTGGTGTCGTTGCACATCTACCAGTCCTCCTTCGTCACCTGGAACTTCGGCCTCGGCTCGGCGATGTCCATGCTGATGCTGGGTTTCCTGCTCGTGGTGACGATCGGCTACCTGGCGCTGACCGGACGGAGGCGGCGGTATGCGTGA
- a CDS encoding TetR/AcrR family transcriptional regulator, with product MTEKSAEATRDRLVRAAAELLAEGGRDAVSTRAVSAAAGVQAPTLYRLFGDKDGLLEAVAAHGFAEYLTDKVALGESADPVEDLRRGWDLHVQFGLTHPAFYLLMYGDPKAGASSAAGKEAENKLRRIVQRIAEAGQLRVSVSRGAELVHATGKGVVLTLIGTPEDERDMEFAAAAREHVISSITTGGQALGDTDVPARAAGLAAALRSDPVAALSGTEQALLVEWLDRIADA from the coding sequence ATGACCGAGAAGAGCGCCGAGGCCACCAGGGACCGCCTGGTGAGAGCGGCTGCCGAGCTACTGGCCGAGGGCGGCCGGGACGCGGTGTCCACCCGTGCGGTGAGCGCCGCGGCCGGGGTGCAGGCCCCCACCCTCTACCGACTGTTCGGGGACAAGGACGGCCTCCTGGAGGCGGTGGCCGCGCACGGCTTCGCCGAGTACCTGACCGACAAGGTCGCCCTCGGCGAGAGCGCGGACCCGGTCGAGGACCTGCGCCGCGGCTGGGACCTGCACGTCCAGTTCGGCCTCACCCACCCCGCCTTCTACCTGCTCATGTACGGCGATCCGAAGGCGGGCGCCTCCTCCGCGGCAGGCAAGGAGGCGGAGAACAAGCTGCGCCGGATCGTGCAGCGCATCGCCGAGGCCGGACAGCTGCGGGTCAGCGTGAGCCGGGGCGCGGAACTCGTGCACGCCACCGGCAAGGGCGTGGTGCTCACCCTGATCGGCACCCCGGAGGACGAGCGGGACATGGAGTTCGCCGCCGCCGCCCGCGAGCACGTGATCAGCTCGATCACCACCGGCGGTCAGGCGCTCGGCGACACCGACGTGCCCGCCCGCGCCGCCGGGCTGGCCGCCGCGCTGCGCAGCGACCCGGTGGCGGCGCTGTCCGGGACCGAGCAGGCGCTGCTGGTGGAGTGGCTGGACCGGATCGCGGACGCCTGA
- the mgrA gene encoding L-glyceraldehyde 3-phosphate reductase, whose translation MTYLAADVRYDAMPYRRCGRSGLKLPAISLGLWHNFGHAKDLETQRDIVRAAFDLGVTHFDLANNYGPPPGAAEENFGRLFSADLRPYRDELIVSTKAGYLMHPGPYGEWGSRKYLVSSLDASLRRLGLDYVDVFYHHRPDPDTPIEETMGALDSLVRQGKALYAGVSNYSPEQTREAAGVLAELGTPLLIHQPSYSMVNRWIEDGLQDVLDEVGAGSIAFSPLAQGLLTDRYLDGIPADSRAAGASPFLDAERITEQQLTLTRGLNEVARQRGQTLAQLALAWVLRGERVTSALIGASSVKQLTDNVAATGNLDFADAELAEIERLLGGN comes from the coding sequence ATGACCTACCTCGCCGCTGATGTGCGTTATGACGCCATGCCTTATCGACGGTGTGGTCGCAGCGGACTGAAGTTGCCCGCGATCTCCTTGGGGTTGTGGCACAACTTTGGGCACGCCAAGGATCTGGAGACTCAGCGGGACATTGTGCGGGCCGCTTTTGATCTGGGGGTCACGCACTTTGACCTGGCCAACAACTATGGGCCGCCGCCGGGGGCTGCGGAGGAGAACTTCGGGCGACTGTTCTCTGCTGACTTGCGGCCGTATCGGGATGAGTTGATCGTCTCGACCAAGGCTGGGTACCTGATGCACCCGGGGCCGTACGGGGAGTGGGGGTCGCGTAAGTATCTGGTGTCCTCTTTGGACGCCAGTTTGCGGCGGCTTGGGTTGGACTATGTGGATGTCTTCTACCATCACCGGCCGGATCCGGATACTCCCATCGAGGAGACCATGGGGGCGTTGGATTCCTTGGTGCGGCAGGGGAAGGCGCTTTACGCGGGGGTTTCCAACTACTCGCCGGAGCAGACCCGGGAGGCCGCGGGGGTGTTGGCGGAGCTGGGGACGCCGTTGCTGATTCATCAGCCTTCGTACTCGATGGTCAATCGGTGGATCGAGGATGGGCTGCAGGATGTGCTGGATGAGGTGGGGGCGGGGTCGATCGCGTTCTCGCCACTGGCGCAGGGGTTGCTGACTGATCGGTATCTGGATGGGATTCCGGCTGACTCGCGGGCGGCGGGGGCCAGTCCGTTTCTCGACGCGGAGCGGATCACCGAGCAGCAGCTCACGTTGACCCGTGGGCTCAATGAGGTCGCCCGGCAGCGTGGGCAGACGTTGGCTCAGCTCGCGCTGGCGTGGGTGTTGCGTGGGGAGCGGGTCACCTCGGCGTTGATCGGGGCCAGCAGTGTCAAGCAGCTCACCGACAATGTCGCGGCTACCGGGAACCTGGACTTCGCGGATGCCGAACTGGCCGAGATCGAGCGGTTGCTCGGCGGGAACTGA
- a CDS encoding TetR/AcrR family transcriptional regulator: MARIADRAEQGTRISAAVWRLMAEAGPQGLTLRAVAAAAGCTTGLVLHRFPDKRALLRHARDLLHERTGAAMDELSGAGGSPAAVLRAVLRHAASVDPAKQQEARVWLGYLAAALGDDDLAERHRSANRAFLGRVDRLVGQVRPQWTKARRATVSLSLVSLIEGMNTLAVADPETYRPTRQLAVLDSTLAALDLADPPA; encoded by the coding sequence ATGGCGAGGATCGCGGATCGGGCGGAGCAGGGCACGCGGATCTCCGCGGCGGTGTGGCGACTGATGGCCGAGGCCGGTCCGCAGGGACTGACCCTGCGGGCGGTGGCCGCGGCGGCGGGCTGCACCACCGGCCTGGTGCTGCACCGTTTCCCGGACAAGCGGGCGCTGCTGCGCCATGCCAGGGATCTGCTGCACGAGCGCACCGGGGCCGCGATGGACGAGCTGTCCGGGGCCGGCGGGTCACCGGCGGCGGTGCTGCGAGCGGTGCTGCGGCACGCCGCCTCGGTGGATCCGGCCAAGCAACAGGAGGCCAGGGTGTGGCTGGGCTACCTGGCCGCCGCCCTGGGTGATGACGATCTCGCCGAACGGCACCGCAGTGCGAACCGGGCCTTCCTCGGCCGGGTGGACCGGCTGGTTGGCCAGGTCCGTCCACAGTGGACCAAGGCGCGGCGGGCCACGGTGAGCCTGTCCCTGGTCTCGCTGATCGAGGGCATGAACACCCTGGCGGTGGCCGATCCGGAGACCTACCGGCCCACCCGGCAGCTCGCGGTGCTGGACTCGACCCTGGCCGCGCTGGACCTCGCCGATCCCCCGGCTTGA
- a CDS encoding glycoside hydrolase family 6 protein, protein MSRWSVLPVLSTVLVAAALLGPPAQAAPSGFYVDPATNAAKWVAANPGDGRMPVIRDRIAAVPQARWFTSTNTTTVRGQVDELVGAAARAGKVPILVVYNVPNRDCNGPSSGGAPSHSAYRQWVDQVAAGLAGRPATIVLEPDVLALMSNCQNDVQQAETRASMAYAGKRLKAGSAAAKVYFDAAHSNWHSAAEMATRLTQSDVLNSADGISLNVSNYRHTSAETAYAKDILSRLGSSRLRAVIDTSRNGNGPLNSDWCDPAGRAVGTPSTTNTGDPQIAAHLWVKLPGESDGCIAPAGQFVPQRAYELATG, encoded by the coding sequence ATGAGCAGATGGTCAGTGTTGCCCGTGCTCAGCACGGTGCTCGTCGCGGCCGCCCTGCTGGGCCCACCAGCCCAGGCCGCCCCCTCGGGCTTCTACGTCGATCCGGCCACCAACGCGGCCAAATGGGTGGCCGCCAACCCCGGTGACGGCCGCATGCCGGTGATCCGCGACCGGATCGCCGCGGTCCCCCAGGCCCGCTGGTTCACCAGCACCAACACCACCACCGTGCGCGGCCAGGTGGACGAGCTGGTCGGTGCGGCGGCCAGGGCCGGGAAGGTGCCGATCCTGGTGGTCTACAACGTCCCGAACCGGGACTGCAACGGCCCCAGCAGCGGCGGCGCCCCCAGTCACAGCGCCTACCGCCAGTGGGTGGACCAGGTCGCCGCCGGCCTGGCCGGACGACCGGCCACCATCGTGCTGGAACCGGATGTGCTGGCCCTGATGTCCAACTGCCAGAACGACGTCCAGCAGGCCGAAACCCGGGCGTCCATGGCCTACGCGGGCAAGCGACTCAAGGCAGGTTCGGCCGCGGCCAAGGTCTACTTCGACGCCGCGCACTCCAACTGGCACAGCGCCGCGGAGATGGCCACCCGCCTCACCCAGTCGGACGTGCTCAACAGCGCCGACGGCATCTCCCTGAACGTGTCCAACTACCGGCACACCAGCGCGGAAACTGCCTACGCCAAGGACATCCTGTCCCGCCTGGGCAGTTCCCGGCTGCGCGCGGTGATCGACACCAGCCGCAACGGCAACGGCCCACTCAACAGCGACTGGTGCGATCCGGCAGGCCGCGCCGTGGGCACCCCCAGCACCACCAACACCGGCGACCCCCAGATCGCGGCCCACCTGTGGGTGAAGTTGCCCGGCGAGTCCGACGGCTGCATCGCCCCCGCGGGCCAGTTCGTACCGCAACGAGCCTACGAACTGGCCACCGGCTGA
- a CDS encoding SDR family NAD(P)-dependent oxidoreductase yields MRTWTLANMPDQTGRTAVITGATSGLGLAVAHALSARGARVIMAVRNIAKAEALRPQFPGADLAIHKLDTSDLDSVSSFAADLESRGDQVDVLINNAGIGNQPHAVSAQGHELHLATNHLGHFLLTALLLPNLANGKDPRVVTVASFMYKLGHFDFDNLHLTRGYNSGRAYSNSKLANVLFATELDRRLRATNSPVQSMLTHPGIARTPMISSAPGPILSRLTGSIAGLLGRPATQAALPINYAATAPEAPAGQMLSPGKTLRKTQVTQEPLRAKGFTPEAATTLWTHSENLTNAPYPTPQTP; encoded by the coding sequence GTGCGGACCTGGACCCTCGCCAACATGCCCGACCAGACCGGCCGCACGGCAGTGATCACCGGTGCCACCAGCGGCCTCGGCCTGGCCGTCGCCCACGCCCTCTCCGCCCGCGGCGCCCGAGTGATCATGGCCGTCCGCAACATCGCCAAAGCGGAAGCCCTGCGCCCCCAATTCCCCGGCGCCGACCTGGCCATCCACAAACTGGACACCTCCGACCTGGACTCGGTCAGCTCCTTCGCCGCTGACCTGGAGTCCCGAGGCGACCAGGTGGACGTCCTGATCAACAACGCCGGCATCGGCAACCAGCCACACGCGGTCTCGGCCCAAGGCCACGAACTCCACCTGGCCACCAACCACCTGGGCCACTTCCTGCTGACCGCCCTGCTGCTCCCCAACCTGGCCAACGGCAAAGACCCACGAGTCGTCACGGTCGCCTCCTTCATGTACAAACTCGGCCACTTCGACTTCGACAACCTCCACCTCACCCGCGGCTACAACTCAGGCCGCGCCTACTCCAACTCCAAACTCGCCAACGTCCTGTTCGCCACCGAGCTGGACCGTCGCCTCCGCGCGACAAACTCCCCGGTCCAAAGCATGCTCACCCACCCCGGCATCGCCCGAACCCCCATGATCAGCAGCGCCCCCGGCCCCATCCTCAGCCGCCTCACCGGCAGCATCGCCGGCCTACTCGGCCGCCCGGCAACCCAAGCCGCCCTCCCCATCAACTACGCCGCAACGGCCCCCGAAGCCCCCGCAGGCCAAATGCTCTCCCCAGGCAAAACCCTCCGCAAAACCCAGGTAACCCAAGAACCCCTCCGAGCCAAAGGCTTCACCCCCGAAGCAGCCACCACCCTCTGGACCCACTCAGAGAACCTGACCAACGCCCCCTACCCCACCCCCCAAACCCCCTGA
- a CDS encoding aspartate kinase family protein, protein MEQAVLHRIHSSHTHAKITITGQIHLAPLLREIANHQVPVHAITYRPDGWAAIVPRTAGPRLAAALQAARPHLGFTHLTLDSDIAEVAVTGSGLRSDPAIRPIFCEALTRIGVTLDFMSATGNRLAVLCPDHQAAPAIRALREALEIAVAGVLLTDDSSAYATVQADSKSG, encoded by the coding sequence ATGGAACAGGCAGTCCTGCACCGCATCCACAGTTCCCACACCCACGCCAAGATCACCATCACCGGCCAGATCCACCTGGCCCCCCTGCTCCGCGAGATCGCGAACCACCAGGTCCCCGTCCACGCCATTACCTACCGACCGGACGGTTGGGCCGCGATAGTCCCCAGAACCGCCGGCCCCCGCCTAGCCGCGGCCCTCCAAGCGGCCCGACCCCACCTCGGCTTCACCCACCTCACCCTGGACAGCGACATCGCCGAGGTCGCGGTCACCGGCTCCGGCCTGCGCTCGGATCCCGCCATCCGCCCGATCTTCTGCGAGGCCCTGACCAGGATCGGCGTCACCCTGGACTTCATGTCCGCCACCGGCAACCGCCTGGCGGTGCTGTGCCCCGACCACCAGGCCGCCCCCGCCATCAGAGCCCTGCGCGAGGCTCTGGAGATCGCTGTCGCCGGCGTCCTACTAACGGATGACTCATCCGCTTATGCTACGGTGCAGGCGGATAGCAAATCCGGTTAG
- a CDS encoding extracellular solute-binding protein yields MRLPGLAMVGLILFAIGLSGCDPAEDRGGTGTLTYWASNQSASLDRDREILSPRLAEFTRRTGIEVELEVIPWSDLLNRILAAASSGQGPDVLNIGNTWSASLQASGALRPFDESALAKVGGRDRFLPSTLTSTGAAGQPPAAVPLYGLAYGLYYSRKRFAEAGISSPPGTWAELLDTARRLTEPARDRWGLGIMGSSYTANAHLAFVFGRQHGATLFEGDRSTLDSPQLAAGIGQYLDLVAGAKVVNPGNAEYQNDTQPLKDFATGRTAMVMLQSHATMGLRANGMAAEDYGVAPIPVPDPLPPGGKRITSHVAGINLGVFTDTDNAEGALKFVEFMTSPDTQRAVNADLGSLPVATAAYDDPRFQGPVVRTFREVLAGTAETMPMIPQEAQFETLVGTAVKDLLARIAGGRTVTVADVRAELAAADERMRGGG; encoded by the coding sequence ATGCGGTTACCCGGACTCGCCATGGTCGGGTTGATCCTGTTCGCCATCGGCCTTTCCGGCTGTGACCCGGCCGAGGACCGCGGTGGCACCGGCACGCTCACCTACTGGGCCAGCAACCAGTCGGCCAGCCTGGACCGGGACCGGGAGATCCTCAGCCCGCGACTGGCCGAGTTCACCCGGCGCACCGGGATCGAGGTCGAGCTGGAGGTGATCCCCTGGTCGGACCTGCTCAACCGGATCCTGGCCGCGGCCTCCAGCGGACAGGGGCCGGATGTGCTCAACATCGGCAACACCTGGTCGGCCTCGCTGCAGGCCAGCGGCGCGCTGCGACCGTTCGACGAGTCCGCGCTGGCCAAGGTCGGCGGCCGGGACCGGTTCCTGCCCAGCACGCTGACCTCCACCGGCGCGGCCGGGCAACCACCGGCCGCGGTTCCGTTGTACGGCCTGGCCTACGGCCTCTACTACAGCAGGAAACGCTTTGCCGAGGCCGGGATCAGCAGCCCGCCGGGCACCTGGGCCGAGTTGCTGGACACCGCGCGCAGACTCACCGAACCGGCCCGAGATCGCTGGGGGCTGGGCATCATGGGGTCCAGCTACACCGCGAACGCGCACCTGGCGTTCGTCTTCGGCCGCCAGCACGGCGCCACCCTGTTCGAGGGCGACCGGTCCACTTTGGACTCACCGCAGCTCGCCGCCGGTATCGGGCAGTACCTGGATCTGGTGGCCGGGGCGAAGGTGGTCAACCCTGGCAACGCCGAGTACCAGAACGACACCCAGCCGCTCAAGGACTTCGCCACCGGCCGGACCGCGATGGTGATGTTGCAGAGCCACGCCACCATGGGCCTGCGCGCCAACGGGATGGCCGCCGAGGACTACGGGGTCGCGCCGATCCCGGTGCCCGATCCGTTGCCACCGGGTGGGAAACGGATCACCAGTCACGTGGCCGGGATCAACCTCGGCGTGTTCACCGACACCGACAACGCCGAGGGCGCGCTGAAGTTCGTCGAGTTCATGACCAGTCCGGACACCCAGCGCGCGGTCAACGCCGACCTCGGCTCGCTGCCGGTGGCCACCGCGGCCTACGACGATCCGCGGTTCCAGGGACCGGTGGTCCGGACCTTCCGCGAGGTGTTGGCCGGCACCGCCGAGACCATGCCGATGATCCCCCAGGAAGCCCAGTTCGAGACCCTGGTGGGCACCGCGGTCAAGGATCTACTGGCCAGGATCGCCGGCGGCCGGACCGTGACGGTGGCCGACGTCCGGGCCGAGCTGGCCGCGGCCGACGAGCGGATGCGCGGCGGCGGATGA
- a CDS encoding SDR family oxidoreductase, with protein sequence MTVPTQQRVAIVTGGSRGIGRASAQRLAADGQAVVLVYGGNKDEADQAVGEITAAGGQAIAVQADVADEAAMTAVFDAAEQAFGGVDVVVHAAGIMHLSTVADLDLDQLDRLHRTNIRGPFVVAKLAANRVRRGGAIINFSTSVMGTLLPTYAAYTASKGAVEVLTRILAKELRGRDITVNAVAPGPTATALFLDGKDADLIDRMAKMAPLERIGTPEDIAEVVSFLAGPARWVNAQVLRANGGMV encoded by the coding sequence ATGACTGTTCCCACGCAGCAGCGGGTCGCGATCGTCACCGGTGGATCGCGCGGCATCGGCCGGGCCAGTGCCCAGCGGCTGGCCGCGGACGGCCAGGCCGTGGTGCTGGTCTACGGCGGCAACAAGGACGAGGCCGACCAGGCGGTAGGCGAGATCACCGCGGCAGGCGGGCAGGCCATCGCGGTGCAGGCCGACGTGGCCGACGAGGCGGCGATGACCGCGGTGTTCGACGCGGCCGAGCAGGCATTCGGCGGGGTCGACGTGGTGGTGCACGCGGCCGGGATCATGCACCTGTCCACCGTGGCCGACCTGGACCTGGACCAGCTCGACCGGCTGCACCGGACCAACATCCGAGGCCCGTTCGTGGTGGCCAAGCTGGCCGCCAACCGGGTCCGCCGGGGCGGCGCGATCATCAACTTCTCCACCTCGGTGATGGGCACCCTGCTGCCGACCTACGCCGCCTACACCGCCTCCAAAGGCGCGGTGGAGGTGCTGACCAGGATCCTGGCCAAGGAGCTGCGCGGCCGGGACATCACGGTCAACGCGGTGGCCCCCGGCCCGACCGCGACCGCGTTGTTCCTGGACGGCAAGGACGCCGACCTGATCGACCGGATGGCCAAGATGGCCCCGCTGGAGCGGATCGGCACGCCGGAGGACATCGCCGAGGTGGTCTCGTTCCTGGCCGGTCCGGCGCGCTGGGTGAACGCGCAGGTGTTGCGCGCCAACGGTGGCATGGTCTGA